Within the Musa acuminata AAA Group cultivar baxijiao chromosome BXJ2-9, Cavendish_Baxijiao_AAA, whole genome shotgun sequence genome, the region aagctccgaaatgttttatttgttattgatatgctccgaaacatttcatacgcctttgatatgctccgaaatatttcatttgttattgttacgcttcgaaatgttccatatgtcattgatatgctccggaacatttcatacgctattgatatgctccagttactctgtgctccattcgctatgaactgatatattctgaaatgtcctgtttgccattaatatgctccggatcatctcgtacgctattgatatgctccaattactctgtgctccatttgttatgaatcaaatatgttttgaatgacatgatacatatgattttgtatctaatgaaatggtatccttgagaattcttgtattctgccctgcgttatgataccttacttgtttgaaaccattccttttgttctgaatatgctttgtcacttgctgagctgtttttagctcattccgttgttatataaatctttcaggtcagcttgtcactctttgagatgtttgaattgagcTGAggaagtggatagctattcagaattatgggcaagtcttattggttgttatgctattgttgtataagcatattttgtatgtaatgaaatgttgttgatgaatcgaaatggatatactgtataaaagtgttagaagatctctcttatttggaatttcggaatgttaagtctaatttatgacgatatgaacttgtggtgaatagttggagttctgattgtataatttatttagcttgtggatttataaatgttgttcatgtttgtcaagttggcttgggttgtcataaatgtgaattatcaagtgatgtgatatatgattataaactgcataggttttatagatgtgaatttgatagaatgtttttagtgtcctcaaatgttagtttggatcctggattggtttgtgatgaaattgttttaatatcatggataatttatttcgaggggcgtgacagcggagagcagctgggagccaggaggcgtattgcagctggagcagaagattgaagactcagcaaaggcgaagagttgcagtgttcacaaaggcttcgacgatgacgtcgaagggataagtgggggagaatgtcacggacaaacttctaaacaagatgttcgatgtaatgcttatgtgtgtccgtgtcttttggcatgttcatgccttgtacagcgtgtagaggggcagccgaaggcttataaatctcattttagttgggtggtggcctctttaggcttgtaaataaatgttgtgtcatgtggacacgtgcgagagcttttcggtttgtaatggaccattttaccctttgttgtgccactgttcagagcttgtaaagtctgtttgtaatttgcattgtctatgaagtatttttcggagatgtttgcttgtggatcccgattgaggcgttctctccaacccgttctctcttttggtggtcctaagggacaaggggaggcttcggggaggctgacctttgcggacggacacgcaagggtgccgcacaacttaggcaaaaccagataAGTCCGTGTCATAACGGGTTACTGGTACAGGATCGGTTGCCAGTATAGGATCAGTACAGGTTTGGTTGCCAGTACTGTACCAATTACTAGGTAGTACAGATCAGGATTGGTACCGTGGTCAGTACTACTGAGTAGTTTCTACTTCTTTTGTTTTTGGCTTCTTTTAGGATTTGTGTGAGACTTGGTTCATACCAACATACCAACACTTAGTACACTGGTATAGACTGGTTTTGTACCAGTCTGGCTGATAGTGTACAACTACACAAAATTGTGAGCCATGGTTTGTGGACATATTGGACAGATGAGCTATAGATAAAATGCAAGGATTATATGGGCACGTAATATTGTGTATATACTGTGGGAATATCTTAATGGGAACACACCAACACCCCTGTTCATCTACAGGTAAGAATATCCTCTAAACAACTGTACAGCTTGTCCAAAATATAATTTGTCATTAATTAATGTTACCTATTGGCATCACGAGGAGTTTGCACTTTTAAGACCTAGGTGATCAATGTTTGAGTCACAAAACAACCTCTCTAATTACGAGATATAAGACTATATATATTCATCCTTCTCAAACCCCGTATTGTAGGAaacacctttttttttcattttagcaTCACAAAATAAAAGTAAAACTGGACCTACTCTTAAAAAATAGAACCAGATTCTTAGCTCTTTAACAAGGATCTTAAATTCATTTAGATGAATACAACTTACACTTCCTTATAGACCATGATGCCAGATTATGAATAGGTGTTGGATCAGTTCCTAGCATGTAATCACAGGAACAGGAATATTTTTCAATATCACAATTTCTTTGCTAATATTTGTTTGGTTTAAATGTTATGTTCCATTTTAAAACATTTTGACCTAAGAAACTGCAATTTCTTTACTACCCtttccttctactttttctctgTTTTTCTCCCAGCATGGAACTTAGAACATTCTAATCAAAACTACAATCCCTAGATGGTGCATGATTGACAATTGGTAGGTTTCCCTGTAGAGGCCAACTCCACTTGATCTTATAACTCAAATGCAGACCTAAATTTCAGACCCACAGTCTTTTAGTCTATAGTTCACCCAtcacattaatattattttagtatcCTTATGAATTGGTCAAAAATTTATGATAAGGTAATCTGAATTCAAATTTAAGATCAGACCCTCAGTCTTTTAGTTCATAGTTCACCCATcacattaatattattttggtATCCTTGATAATTGGTCCAAAATTTACGATAAGGTAATCTGAATTCAAATTCAAGATCAGACCCTCAGTCTTCTAGTCCACAGTTCATCCATCACATTAATATTACCTTGGTATccttgtcaattggtccaaaattTATGATAAGGTAATCTGAATTCAAATTCAAGCAAATGTATCAATTAAATTAGAACCTAGGGCTAGAAGTAGCTCTAGTCTTCCTAGAAGCCCCTTCCCCATCCTGTCTTATGGCATTAGGTGTACTGAAAGTTGCATAACAAACAAGttgaagttacaaataaataaaaaacagtACAGAATTTAAAGGTTCTGATTAATATACCTCAGAATCTGTGTCAAAATTCTCATTCTGAGGAGATCGACTCCGGAATTCATAGAGTTCCCTACAAAGATCTTCATTGGCAGCTTCCAGCCAAGAGACTTTCTCTTTGAGAGCCTACAAATCATAACAACCGAAACAGATATTGCTAAACAAGCTTCTTATAGTAGTAAGTACATATCGACACAGAAACATGAACAACAGTGTGTCGTTGATTAAGTGACAATGAGGTTTCTCATTAGTTGCATTATGTGAATCTGTGAATTCTACGTTCCAGCTGGCCTTGGATTCAATAAAAGCTGATGCCTTGAACATCACCATTGCTACTAAAGTGGAGCAAAATCTAAATGCTGACAACTATCTCGAATCCTAGTAATAGATCTTAATCCTTCTATGTTCCATTGTCAGATTAGTGAATGATTCATACACtaatcaattcatatgattgggtGTTGGAAGAGCACATGCAAGTTGGCAAGAAGATAGAGAACAAGGAAGAAACACAGATATGAGAAATCAGATAAAAGGAAACTATTACCTGAATCTCATCAGATGCTCCTCCCCCACGATAACAGGCCAGTTCTGCCTGCAAGTATTCAATATGTTGCCGCATTCTCTGCATCTCTTCTGATATTGGATTTCGGTTGACCTGGAAAGGTTCCAACATATGAGAAGGAATTCAGTTTACAAATCTGAGAAATAAAAACATATTTCTGCTGAATGATGGCCATTCATTCacaaaaataatcaacaaagtcaAACTCACAATGGGCTTATTCTGGATGTTGCGAGCTCGATTAGCATATTTCAATGTGTTCAGAGTTTCCTCCGCATTAATATCAGCTGGGCTGATACAAGCTGGAAAAATGTGATAAAATGGTAGTTAGACAAGTaattcaagggctgaatgagAATGGCATAACTTCATGTTGAATGTTGTCAATGTAGCACCGGCAATTCCTACATGTAAAAATCATATTCCAAACGCATGCAACATTGAAATTAGCTATACTGTGTGAAATCTATGACTATGTAGGAAACTATTATAGCAAGTTAGCAACTTTCCGCCTTCTTAGCAGTCGAGCATTTGAGTCCCCTTGAGATTCAATATGTTTGACAGCCCTTCTAATAAGTGCAGCATGTATAGTTCAATACCTATTTAAGTAATTACAAAATATTTGTGTCTCCTCCCCAAAATAGCAGACAGACAGTTATACCACAAACATAACTGCAACTTAAAGATTGAAGTATTGGTTATAGTGCTTCCTCCTATGCATATCAAGGAGGTTCCAGCTATCCAGAACAATCAACAATGCTAAATAAATCTTGTCtaatcaattcttttgatgctgaAAGTATTGAATTGGCACCAAGAAAATGCATAGAATCATCAAGTTTGCTAAATTACGAGGCATTAGGGCATACATGCTTCCACTAAATCTGCTGGTAGAACATATTATAGAATCATCAGCAAATGCTTTACAATTCTGTGGTGTTCAAATGAAGAAATGTATCAAACATAACATTAACAACAAATAGTTGTTTACCTATCATTACAGTCCTGCTATTTCCTCCAAGTGAGTCCTGCACAAAATTGAAGTAGAAGACAATTAAAAGAAGCTTCTTTATCACTGtcatttaaactatagagagactTATAAGCTCAGAAGTTGATATGCTTTTTGCACACTGAAGTTGAAAAGCACTTTATAAAAAACTTGTTCAGGCAAACAACATTAAATGAAAAACAGCAGTCACTAACTTTTGAACACATACAAATGAGCACACTACACTTTTGCTACCTAATATGTCAAAAGTTCATTATTACTACATTACTATTAGTCATTAAGATGAGCACCTTCTTTACACTTTTAATTCAGCCTTTCTCAAGTTGGAAAAAGTAAAAGATACTCCACAAGCCAAGGACATTTTTTCATTATTGAAATAGCTGCTGCACTAGCTGAATTTTATACATGACAAATATAGTAATGGCTATTTTCCTAAAGTTTACATAAATGTCTTCCTTTATTGGTTAAATGCTTTCTCAAACTACTGTATACATTTCATAACCATGGTAAAGACCAATTGGAAGATATTATACGAATTCTTGGGTATAGTTGTTCCCCATTAGATGAAAATGCATCGATGATTACAATTGATGACAGAAGGAATGTTGGCAAACCTGCAAGAGTCGAGTAAGTTTGCTATCACGGTAAGGAACATGAGCACCTTCTTTACGCTTTTTCTCGTCTCCAAGAGCACTTATGACATTTCCAAGGGCTAAGAGTCCCTTGTTAATATGAACCCCTAAAATAAGCAAGCAGATGAATGTAAGAAAACTTCGTTTAAGTTAAATACATGGTCATACCCATCAAGGACAAGGTGAATTACCTTCCTTGAATCGAAGGCCATCTGAGCCTGTTCTCTTAGCACGTTCTGATCCAGCAAGATCAACTAGGTGAAGTTTTGCACATAGATAGTCTTCATTCATATCCTCAATTTGTACACTTCCAGTAGTGACGGGACCAAGTTTGCGCATCTGCTCCAATGTTATTGTGAAGATGGCATGGGAACGACTATTacataaagaaaattaaaaaaaagaaacatcatTCAGAATGGTATGATGGACTAGACCCATACTACAACACAAGAAACTGTTTATTTTGCAACTTTAATCTTGATCAACAAAGTTGAAAAATGTACTTCCACTCGACTGAAAGGAAGCCATGTTACATTGTGCTATGGGATTcaactatcttaatctactcctgtGCTTTTTCTATTGATCATAACTATTTGCATTATAAATGTCATTTCTAAAGCATTCTTCGTCTACTTCATCATTTTCTTGTCAGTTTATGTACGAGGCAATATCAAATCAACGACTATTacataaagaaaattaaaaaaaacatcATTCAGAATGGTCTGATGGACTAGACCCATACTACAACACAAGAAAATGTATATGTTACAACTTTAATCTTGATCAACAAAGTTGAAAAATGCACTTCCGCTTGACTGAAAGGAAGCCATGTTACATTGTGCTATAGGATTcaactatcttaatctactcctctGTGCTTTTTCTATTGATCATAACTCTTTGCATTATAAATGTCATTTATTAAAGCATTCTTCATCTACTTCATCATTTTCTTGTCAGTTTATGGACAAGGCAATATCAAATCAATGAGAAGAAAGGAAAACTGATCAGGTTAAAAACTTCGATTATGTAAATCTTGATCTAGGTTTACACTTTACATAATACTTGAGCTATAAAAATGGGCCACCATCTAAGTCAAACAGCATAGAAAGTCAACTATAAGAATTAACAAATACAAACTCTACAGGGGAGGTAAAATACAATATCTTAATAAAGTGGTGTATGATAATCCAGTCCAATGGCTTCACATGTTGAGTAAGTCTTCCAACTTATCGAATGACTACATTCAGAAAAATACAAAACAGACCACAAAGAATAGCCTGAAAGTACAAAACCAATCGCTTAGTTTTAGGTGATAGCTAAAAAATTTCATTTAACTTTGGATTGTGTCCATGGTTTGTTTTGCATAAAAAGGCTCCACCCTGGAAGCATGTATTAAGCATACTCAAGTATAACAACCgatttaaacaaaaaaaataacaagtgaGTCTCTAGCGTACATGATAAACAACCAGCTGTGGTGGTCATAAATATCTCTATTTGCTAATCTAATGATTCACAATAGAAGGATTAATTATGCATAATTTAGAAGAATGTACAAATGACTAACAGAAGAAGTTGCTAATATCTGTAGAAGAattaattatgcataattttgaagaaTGAACAAATAAGTAACAGAAGTTGCTAATATCTGTATCTTAAAAGGTAGATGCTTGAAAAAGGATGCTATAAGATATTTAAAGAAGAGAATTCAAGTAAACCAATCCTGTCGAAATACGACAATGATAATTTTTCAGCAAAAAAAGTATAGGGAGGGAGAGAAAAGAAAAGTCATTTTAACCTGGACTGGTTGTTCATGTTTGTACTTCCAGTTGCACGGTTCAATGAACCTTGCTCCAGACATGCAGCCATTTCCTTTTGAGTGTTAACGAAAATTTCAGTAGATCCAGAAAGTGTTATAACTCCATTTGATGCCTCACGTATTTGTACTGGAGGTTTTCCAGGTACTGTCAACTTCCCAGCTTGTCCATTGATAGCCTCGAGTTTGGTAGCAGATGAACCATCTAGCAAATCTCTCACTTCTTCTTTCAAAATCTTCACAATAATTCTCAGTATCAGATGAGACAGAAGCGTATAGACATTTATCATAGATGAAAACTGATTCAATTTGCAATCAGAAATATGAAATGCACCAAGATTTTGGTTTCAAAATTTATTTAACGGTAATTAATGTTATTGCTAAAAGAAAGAGAATAAATTATACACATACCCAAGGTGTATTTTACATTTGATATTTTAGAAAATTAATCAGTTTCTAGGCAAAAAATGACTGCTATGTATCTTGTTCAATAATCAATTGGCATCAATTACTGTTCCTGTTGACAAAAACGATCCAAGAATAGATTAATCTTGCTCTCCAGCACCCTTCAACCAGAAGAGACACAAACAAAAAGTTGGTAGGCAGCGACCAATCTCATAAGCACCTTGTAATCTAATATGTGCTGCTGTGACTTCCAAAGGGTTTCACCAATAGCCCTATAGATGACAGTACACAAAGTGCCTACTAGTACAATAACTAAGAAATCTTTAGTTTTTAAAGAACTGGAAGAAGCTAGATCACTTTTGCTGCTACTAATACCTAACTTAGCCTCATGTAAGATTGTACAAGGAAAAATGAAGCATTGCTGATAAGTTTATTATGCAAAAGTTATTTTATATTGACATCAGAACAGTTTCTCACTTATCAACCTTGCATGCTGTTTTCATACAAGAAGCATTTGAACCTAACAAGCTAAAAGAATCAGGCCCCATAGTGAATCCTTCACCATCCACCATTTATCTGGCTTAACCAGTTCCATCATGTTATCTGGCTGTTatagaagagaagagaaaaactGAGATACATAGCTTAAATATGAAAATAGATATAACCAAACACCTGGGACTAAAGATAAACAAGAGAAATAAATTGTACATAAACCATAAGTGGTTCTTCCATAGTGAGACTAGGGAACTATATCAGGTTGAATACATAGGACTGTATTCTAATATGATATTATACAGGATTGGCACTTTTAAATCTTTCTATCATCAGGTAATTCATAGCATGATAAGAGCCTAGAGAAGTAAAATTGTTCTTGTTGCTTCAGGTTTCAGTGAGAAACTATTTAAAAGGTAAACAACTATTCGATTCCGTTCCATTTGTATCTTTCATCTTGGTGAAGATGGAGGAAGGAAACAAAAACAAGAGTAAAGAAATAAAGCCATGTAATATGTGAAATATAAAATGCCATAAAAATAGGCTATAATGGGCATATGTAACAGCAACAAAAGCAAGGTTATTGCTGCAATGTACTTAGTACATCCAATTCCAACTCATCTTTCACATGACTCATAAGACAGTGCATTAGCACAACATCAGCAAAGATGCATTATATCTCATCAGTACCAACATAAACGAATTAGAGAGAGAAAATTGAAAACTGTAGGAATCAGTTTCAAACATGGTTGTAGAGGTAATAGCCAACAGAATTTTTGTACCTCAATGAATGAGACACGCAGCTGGAATTCTGCTTGATTCTTCATAGTCTCAATcttgcaaaataaagcattcataacttGAGGGATAAGCGCAGTTTGAGAACCATCCTTACATCCAGTTCCCATGGTGTATGTCTTTCCTGATCCCGTCTGTGGCACATCAAATTGTCagatgttttaaaaatttcaggATATATTGCAAAAAGGATGTCAATGATCTCTAGCAGTCTATATTGTGTTACATAACCTGACCATACGCAAGAACAGTTGCATTGTATCCTTGGAACAAACCATCCACAAGTGGAGCAACACATTCGTCAAACATGGCGTATGATGGAGAACCTGTACTCCCATACACATGATCAAAAGTATATGAATGGGTGCCAATTTGCACCTGCACATCAACATTAGTCCATAACTATTTATGATTAAGAATTCAAGAAAGCTAGTTGAAAACTGCGATTATGTTGGATTAGTCTACCATAAATAGTAAAATGCAATGTGATTATTTTGCAGCAGTCATAAAACCGATGAAGATCTTTAAAATTTATACAGAAAGGGCAAAAACTTGACATAATGCATCACTTCTCCATGTTTCAGTTCAGCATCTAATAATCCAGTTTCTTcaagttcttaaaataagaaataatgcCAAATAAAAACTGCAAGTCCTGCCTACAAAAAACACTCTCCAATCTCACCTAGTGCTGCTTAAAAATACATGTTTGAAGAGAAAAACATACAATGTTACAATTGACAAACTATATGTTGCTTATGCCAACTGCTTCAGGTGACATAGTGCTGTTGACCAAATTCAATAAAGAATTTGACCTTTCTAAGGCTTAGATTTTAATTGACAAATTTAGACAACTAGAACACTGTAAAAAGTTTGAATAAGAAGAATATTAGCATGACTAGAAGACAAATGGATAAACATAATGGTACATTCATTAACATAAAAATTCTTCAAAGAAAGAtgtcaaaatcatcaatcatggtcagCAGTCAGTGCCAAATATCATGAGTTGGACAATACCTCAACAGGATAATGGGACTAGAGAACAGAAATTTAAGTTTTTGTTCTCGAAGCATAGGAAATTTAAATTATCACCATCTATGAAAACCCGTGCATTTTATCTCTATATGAAAACATCAGGATTAGGAGCAAAATTTGGTGGATGCTTATATTTGGAGTTTGTGTAAGCTGAGAAACTTTCGAGATAACTAAACTGATAGCTGTTgctacttctttttttttcttttatttcaaatCTGAGATCTAATGATGCATTTTCGGCATCTACCACTCCTTATCATCAATATAGGTTTTTTGACACCAACAGCCACCAAAATGAACCAGAACTATCATAGCTCAAATGTTAAGTCCATCATCTTCGCCTCTCTTTTTCAACTTAAGTCGTACAGTAAAGATAAAGCTAAGGGAAGAAAGCTAGGACTAAGGTTTAATGAATTAGAGATAAGGATAATGCTTTTTGGAAAAGGAAATAATCACTTGAGTGGACATTTTTTCAATGTGTGCCTTTCTTTAAATTCAATGATTTCCTCAAAAGACTGTAAATGCCTTAAATGATGAAAAAGGATTCTAAATCAGCATATCTGATCATATGTTCCaggaaaatattgatttaatatgcAACCCTTCCAAAAAATCTCTAAAGGAACGGAAACTCAACCTATACTCCAGCAAAACCTAATTTGACTCAATCCCAAGATCTAAGAAGGCTAAACTTCTCTAGGACTCCTTCAGAGTGAAAAGTGCACAAAGCACTTGACAAAATAAAAGTCAAGCTACATGAATTTGGGAATAGTTAACTGAAATTGTCAAGATCACTGATCAGACTTCCCCTTAAGTAGAATTAAGTGTCCGTCTTTTTCTTAAAGGAATGCATTGAAAGGAAACCAGCAGAGACTTAAGTGACCCAGAACagggaaaaaaataaaacaattttAAGCAGTGATGGGTGATTATCAATTATAATCCGTGAAAACCGCAGCTGCTAATTGACTTGCATTGTGCTTGACcatcacataaaagaaaaaaaaagaagataaaggcTAGAATTACATGCACTTTGGTCAACACAATTCCAGATCTCTGCTCCAAATTAACGAAAAATGGTGAGAAACTGACGCCGAAGCactaaaaaatcatctttttctctttgattAAATGATAACCAAATGTAGCGTACACAAGTCTTATCTCAACAGGGTTCGGCAAAAAGAGGACAAATTTAGAGAACCTGTGGCTTCCCCGGGACGACGGTGACACAATCCTTGCACCCCTGCAGGCGCTCGTCGCCGATGAGCGGCCTAATGTGCACGGCCACCTTCACGCTGCAATCCTCCCCGTTCTCCATCGCCGTTCTCCTTCAAGAACTCCACCAGGATCACGCCAATTCGTTTCCAATCAGAAAATTTTCCAGGTGGAACCAAAGGGGAAGGGGCGAAACCCAAGAAAAAGGCCAAATTTGGTACGCGGTAAGGGGGACACACAGCGTGCGTATGCAGGAAGGTATGGATATGCCTTGCCTCTGAAAGAGAGAGGGCGTGTGACGGAATTGTTTGTTGGAAAACAGAAAGGAACAGGGTGGGGAGAGTCAGGAGGAGGATTTGGTAGCACCAAGGACAGCAATAGcagttgcagcagcagcagcagcagcaacaacaacaacaaccgccATCATGCTTTCTTGAGCTTCACTGCAAAACCCCTCCCAAAAGCCAAAAATGAGTTCTTGCAGAGAGGCGAGGCAGCAAGACCTCTCTttgcggcggtggtggtggtgatgggagAAGATGGGCGTCCAAGAGAGAGTGGTTGTTGGAGTTGGAGGTGGGAAATCTGAAGGACCACAGTTCCAAAatgcccctcctcctcctcctcctcctcctcctctccctctgttGCAGGTCAGTGGTGGTGGATTGGTGGTGGCTACGGAGAAGGCATCAATCAGGAGGGAGAGGGCTGTCAAATGAGATCATACAGCTAAAGAAAAGGCTGCATTGATTTATGGTGGTGCCACCGTGTTCACCACAGTCCCTGTTACAAGGACATGGCATCTCTTATGGTGGTGGTATTATTATTGTTCAGCCTTCACCAACTCATGACATGTGCTCTGTTGAtgaagggggagggggagggggagggggagggggaggggatgCTCGGCCTTGATTTGGCAGGATCAGTGAATGAACTGTGCTGGTGGTGAACTGGTGGGGGGGCCCAGCTAGGGAACACATGGGGCCCAGCACTGGGTCTGGGAGGTGGGCCCTGAGATTGGGGGTCCCTTTCATGGCTTGGTAGGTCTGATCTGATCTCCACAGAGAACAgatgggaggagagagagaggatgatgtAATAAGATGCATAAAGTAATGTCATTTATTATGCATCATgtattttgaaatttgaaaaagaagaaaaaggattgATGATTGATGactaaatctaaaaaatattgtatgtctaaatctaaaaatattgttcaaattttgatgattgatGACTAAATCTAAAAATATTGTTGACTTTagataggaggaggaggaggagagttgTGTGGCCACATTTCATTCAACATGTTCTAACTCTTTATGCAGAGGAGGACTGTTGGAGATATAAGATTAATTACTTGGAAAGAACCATATATCAACAATTACTTGGAAGTTGCAAACCAGTGCATGGTCACTTGCAATGGTTGATCCACCCATCTGATCCAAGAACACATGCTCAGGAAAAAGCCAAGACAAGTTGGCAGTAggcattctttctttctttaatgcATGGACCAGCTAGTACACCCAATTAAAAGCCATTGAAATGATACTTCCAGCTGGGATAGCTGGTCGAGGAAGAAAGACTCACCACCATAGCATCACATGCAGGTGTGGAAGTGGCCATCCTCCTCCCAGAGAAAAAGCTGGGATAGTTGGGGGAGAGGAGTGGCCACTGTAGCTGCATGCTTCATGAGAGCATGGTGTGGGAGCATAGCTAGGGATGTCAACACTCCTGTAAGCATCTCCCTTAAGACCACTGCATGCTTCCCTTTCTTCAGCAAGGAGAGAACATGGAGGTGAAAGGGAAAGGGGGGTGGATTGACATCATAGCTTCAGCCAAAAGGTTTGAAGAGGCTTCCTTCTTTATGGTGACTGACTCCTTCCTTTACAGTAAAGAAAGTTAACCATCAGGTGGCATAAAGAATGAAGATCTCACTGACTTGTTTCTTTGGCTTCAAGTGATCAACATTATTATCCCTTCATAAGCTCTATAAAT harbors:
- the LOC135584805 gene encoding kinesin-like protein KIN-4A isoform X2 codes for the protein MENGEDCSVKVAVHIRPLIGDERLQGCKDCVTVVPGKPQVQIGTHSYTFDHVYGSTGSPSYAMFDECVAPLVDGLFQGYNATVLAYGQTGSGKTYTMGTGCKDGSQTALIPQVMNALFCKIETMKNQAEFQLRVSFIEILKEEVRDLLDGSSATKLEAINGQAGKLTVPGKPPVQIREASNGVITLSGSTEIFVNTQKEMAACLEQGSLNRATGSTNMNNQSSRSHAIFTITLEQMRKLGPVTTGSVQIEDMNEDYLCAKLHLVDLAGSERAKRTGSDGLRFKEGVHINKGLLALGNVISALGDEKKRKEGAHVPYRDSKLTRLLQDSLGGNSRTVMIACISPADINAEETLNTLKYANRARNIQNKPIVNRNPISEEMQRMRQHIEYLQAELACYRGGGASDEIQALKEKVSWLEAANEDLCRELYEFRSRSPQNENFDTDSEKAGSCFFKAEGLKRSLHSTENFDYQMAEAIKGDSKELDEEVAKEWEHTILQDSMGKELNELNRRLEQKESEMKMFTGFDTLALKQHFKKKLMELEEEKRAVQKERDRLLAEVENLAAHSDGQVHKLPDNHLQKLKALEAQILDLKKKQENQVQLLKQKQRSEEAAKKLQEEIQFIKAQKVQLQHKIKQEAEQFRQWKASREKELLQLKKEGRRNEYERHKLQALNQRQKLVLHRKTEEAAMATKKLKELLETQKSSARDNSVISNGHLPGGQLNEKSLHRWLDHELEVMVHVHEVRNEYEKQSQVRTALAEELAFLKREEASSNSSASPPRVKNGHSRVSSLSPNARLARITSLENMGMEDGVNCVPWEKQRTCFTTFLMLQQMQDAS